The Anopheles moucheti chromosome 3, idAnoMoucSN_F20_07, whole genome shotgun sequence genome contains the following window.
TAAACCTCGCACCACTGTATTAATACGATTAACAATTCCTTACAAGCAATATGACTAACCTAACACCGTCCGTTATTTTTCCTCACTATTCACATcgctcgcaaaaaaaaacagcaagtaGGTCTAACTAACGGGCTACGTCGTGGGGCGGGATACAATGGGAGATTTAGTACAACAGACCCTTTCTCTCGTAGATCAATCTCATCACGAAGCGAGCGACGGAGAGCTATGAAGCGATGGATGCCGGCCAGGAGGCACACTGGGAGGTGGTAGAACGGATACTGTTCCTGTACGCTAAGCTTAATCCCGGCCAGGGTTATGTGCAGGGTATGAACGAGATTATCGGCCCCATCTACTACGTGTTCGCTTCAGATCCACATCTCGAGTATCGCCGGTACGCTGAGGCGGACTGTTTCTTCTGCTTCACCGCACTGATGGGCGAAATACGAGACTTTTTTATCAAAACGCTCGACGAATCGGAGGGCGGCATTAAGGGTATGATGGCGAAGCTGTCCAACCTGCTGCACGAGCAGGACGCCGAAGTGTGGACGCGGTTACGCGATCAGGAACTCTATCCGCAGTATTACAGCTTCCGGTGGTTAACGTTGCTACTGTCGCAGGAATTTCCTCTGCCGGATGTGTTACGAATCTGGGACTCGGTGTTTGCCGACGACAAGCGTTACGATTTCCTGATCAAAATCTGCTGCGCCATGATACTGTGAGTGGGAATGATCATGTAGTGTTTTTCAAGCAGCTTTATTCTTACGTATTGTTCGCCATTCCTTTTCAGCTTACTAAGGGAACAGATTTTAGAGAACGACTTCGCGAACAATGTAAAGTTATTGCAGAACTTTCCACTGATGGACATTAATCTCGTGCTGCGGAAAGCAACCTGTCTCGATTAGCGGTTTCAGTATGGTACGCAATCaagttttgatgattttttcgtatattattatgtgtttttttttatacaaaacttACACTCAACTCGTTCCAATAAAATAAGAGCGAATGCTACGTTCTCGTAGAACGGCGAAAAATTCCCATCTTAGCGCAAGGAACAAGTTTCGGATAACGGAAAGAAGTCAACAACTGTACCTAGTTCTTGTTTTATCGCTTCAACAGTTTGcaacagttttgtttcgtccgGTGCTGTTGCACCAGGGTGTTGCAAAGGTGTTTTTTAATGGCTTTCGGTACCACCTgacattttcttgttttgtttttccttactTGCCCTTGTGCTGTACGCACAGCGAAGGTACATAATGCTCTGCTTACTAGTTAGTTGTTTTGCGTTCATATATCTTTTTGAAAGAGTCAATGATCATTATtatatgtgtgtatatatatgtatatatatatttagttgttttttaGTAATATTGCCACGCTATACTAATAAGTAGTAAGTCTTTTAATTTGTTGTTATCTTGCGTacgaatttgttttgttgtctcATGATGTTCAATTGTTACACACTTGatgttttttctgttttgtattttaatgcTACTTATGTGTGTTTAACAAACTATCGCGCACTGTTCTATTTGCTTTTGCGCCGAAGCGCAACTGTAGCGTTTCATTTTATGTTGTGGTAGTTTTTTGTAGCTACTACTCTCTTGCTCTGTTTTTGTCAATTAGTTTCCTGGCCAAAAATATATCCGGTATGACTCCTATTTTGTATATATGCTCTCACTTATAAGCTAAAAATGGGTTTAATCTTGACTTTGTTGCATCATTGATGACGCAGCATTAAATTTCTCGCTGAAATCCATTTAGTTTGTTACAATGCTTTGACTCTTTTTCGTTtctcatttcctttttttcaaattacCAACTTTGACAGAACCAAAATGCTCACGTTTGAGCTTCTCGTCATATTGGTCTTACACATGTGTGGCAAAACGTTTGATTATCATTTCGATACTTtgcttacttttttttcttacctcCTCAACATGGCTGCACAACTTTACCTTTGCTTCCGTGGTTCCATTGTTAATCCTTTCCCTATCtaagctttgtttgtttggtaggTGTGTAACGCTTCGCTGCAGGTTTTAGTATAGTTTGGTTAACTTGTTTTACGCTGAATGTCGCACGTTTGATCctttcttgtgtgtgttttttaaagaAGATGATTAACCGACCGTTTCGAAACCTTGCAGTAACGGTTCCGCTAATAGTGATAAATTTGTTCCGTACTTTCCATAGCCTAATTGGTGGTGGGATGTGTTTGTGCttcgtgtgtttcgtttcgttatgCTGGGAGAGTTAAAGAGACTGAGTGTTTTTCGTGTAGTACATGCTATTGTGTGTCGATATGTCGTCGCTCTCGGCGCCAACAAGTAGGATAAAAATTGACATTTTCATATTAATGATGGGCTAGATCGAGAGAGGAGTAGGAAGAGTGGAGAGTGGAGGCTCCCTACTGGTGGATATTATTTTGGTAAAATTCCTACGTTCTGTTTTACTTTAACATCGTGTAACAATTGTGCGATCGTAAAAGAACCGGTAtagaagtgttttttgttgttggtttgtttgttgtttgttgaagaAATTTGAGCAAAGATAAGGTCCAACAAGGTGGTAAAAGGTTATAGATGTGTTTACACGTTCATTTTCACTAGGCGGCTTTGCTTACAGTATACACGAGATGCAGTTGCAGTTAgtagaaaataacaaaactgaTCAGATCGAACAATTCTCACTACCAGCCTGTTGCTCTAAGTCTTTGGAAAACGGTTCTCACTACAAGTGTtgctttgctgttgttgtttaatgtttgtttgctctgAACACGATCAAATTCGATTGGGATTACATAGACAGGAGTTaggatttgtttcgtttgttcgcTCTACGGTATAATTTTGTTGCTTACTTTTGCTTCTTCAATTTGTTCGCTACAaatggatgttttatttttctaatgTTCTATGTTCCATAAATTCTTCACCATTTTGGTTTATCGAACTTTGCCGATCATCATTGTACGGAGTTGCTGATCCGCAGGGAAGAGATACATCAGCAATATTGTTCTAATATCAGTTCTACATTCGGTATAAGGTTGTCGCCTAGCTTGTTCTCTACAAAGGGTGCAGAGCGTGGGGTTCGAGAGGTTGTAAAATGTTGTCGTTTTTGCgtgacagttttttgtttgtttgttcgtttttattcTCCTAAGGTGGAAAAGGTAGATAGAGCAAGAGTGTAGTAAAGGTTTTTGGTTTCGTAGTAAAAAGGGGATAGATAAGATAGTAATAGATTTTCCACTATATTATTCAGTGATTGTTGGTATAGTGTGATTCTTTAAAATACGGAATATAGGACATAAAATATAGCTGTCCCGAAAAAGGTCATTTTCAATCGCTAGACGAAGACTCGTGGGTACAAGGATGATTTATATAGATAGAAATGGGTGCCGTGTGCaacttcaattcaattttgtccttggattgttttcttttcttttaaattgttCTATCAATGGtaatgatcttttttttgttattttgctttatatctttgctgtttttaaattttgtctaATTCTAATACACTACGAGCTCAATTTTGTTAAACTTTGTCTTTTTCTTTAACTTTttcgttcatttgttttcttttctctacAAGCTGCTTTAGGATGATACAAATTTCGGCTTTTCTATGCCCACCAGTTACAGAACGGtagttttgttgcaaattcttATACCAATTGGCTTGTTATATTTCTCTTGTTTCCTTAAATTGTATGTTAgcttgtttttggtttgaaatcTCACTGATTTGCACTGTCGAAgcgctttttttccttttgctgcaTGTGTGCATGTTACTTCTCTCGTAGGCAAAGGCAATCCACAAGTGATGGAGCCTGCATTTGAACGCTAGGGGTTTTCGATTTCATTGGAGTAAATAATTGTGCTAACGTTTTGAGTGCTTTCGAT
Protein-coding sequences here:
- the LOC128303503 gene encoding TBC1 domain family member 13, with the protein product MSLYKIRVADLENILEQDEIDLKVLRSFCFNGIPDCNGFRALCWKLLLGYLSPKKSTWPTKLAKQRELYKQFVKEMVISPGEQDGPECIDHPLSDGPESNWSTFFRDNEVLLQIDKDVRRLCPDISFFQQATEFPCEFVKERERKLHVRVAPTTLSSANVERKGVGMTKINLITKRATESYEAMDAGQEAHWEVVERILFLYAKLNPGQGYVQGMNEIIGPIYYVFASDPHLEYRRYAEADCFFCFTALMGEIRDFFIKTLDESEGGIKGMMAKLSNLLHEQDAEVWTRLRDQELYPQYYSFRWLTLLLSQEFPLPDVLRIWDSVFADDKRYDFLIKICCAMILLLREQILENDFANNVKLLQNFPLMDINLVLRKATCLD